Genomic segment of Thiohalomonas denitrificans:
TCGCGACCTCGAGGGCTGGGTGCGGAGCCGATACCTGACGGATGCACCGATCGCCCGGGCACGCCTGACTGCAGCGGAACAGAAACTTGCCCGCCTCGAAGGTGAGGCACGTTCGTTGCGCGAACAGGCGAGCTCGCTGCAGGCGGAACGAAATAGCCTCAGAGACAAGCTGCGTGCCACGGAGACCGAAAAGGCCTCGCTAGAGGACGAGGCTGCCGAACTGAAACAGATTGCTGCCGAACCCCTGCAGTTGCGCGAAAAGAATCGGGTGATGAAAAGTCGCATCGACACCCTTGAGTCGGACCTGGCCAGGATCGAACGAACCAATGATCAGCTGCGCAACAACTCGCAACGGGAGTGGTTCATGGTTGGTGCTGGTGTTCTTGGCGCCGGGATCTTCCTTGGCCTGGTGCTGCCCCTGATACGCCGCAAGAGTCGCTCCTCAAGCTGGTCCGATCTGCGCTGAAGAAGGGCCGGTTTGCCCCGCGCAGGGAGGTTGACTCTCCGCGTATTTCGCCTAAACCTTGGGTGACACCCACACAGGGGTGATTCCTGAAGCAATGGAAACACGGAGGTTCACCATGCGTTACAAGTTTATGACCCACATACTTTCCGCCAGTGCCCTTACGCTGGTAATGGGCGCTCCCGTCTATGCCGCTGGCGAAGGTGAATACCAGGACCCGCAGGCACAGACCGGAGCCGCACAGCAGGACCCGGCCATGCAGGAGCAGCGAGCCGAAGTGGACTTCGCCAACTCCTACAAGTCCAGCAGCCTGCAGGACCTCGATGTCAATGACATGCAGGGCGAGACCATCGGGCAGATCGATGATGTACTGATCGACTCCGAGGGCAAGGTGTCCCATGTCGTTGTCAGCGAAGAGGGCGGTTTGCTCGGTGGCGACGGCCAGAGCTATGTGATCCCCTGGGATCAGGTGCAATTCGACGAGCAGCAGCAGACGGCCTCCATCGATGTGTCGCAGGACCAGCTGAGCACCGAATTCTCGGCGTTCGAAGAGCTGCCCGCGACCAAGCTGGAGCGGGACGAAGCAGAACAGCAGCCGGACGAAGCTCAGCAGCCGGACGACATCCAGCAGCAGCCGGAAGAGGGTATGGGCGAGTCTCCCGACTCACCGATGCAATAGAGATACACCTACCGACGCGAGCGCCGCCCATGGGGGCGGCGCATCGCTTTCCGGCGAACACCTCCGTCACGTATACGGGTCGTACCGATCTGCCCGGTGTCGGCCTGAAGGCCGACCACCCGGTGAGGTGGTTCAGGGCCGCGTCTTTCCCTGCCGGGGCTTCGGCTTGCGTCCTTTTTCACTGGTGGGGGTCAGATTCAGCCGGCGGCCGCAGACCCAGACCTTCTTAAGATGGTTTTGCAGCTCTATCGGCAGGCCTTCTGGTAGATCGACCGTGCTGTAGGTGTCGTAGAGCTGGATACGACCAATGTTACGGCTGTCGATTCCCGCTTCGTTGGCAATGGCGCCGACAACGTGTTTCGGTTGCACCCCATGCTCCCGTCCCACCTCGATGCGGTAGCTCTGCATACCGGCATCGGGTTCGCGATCAAAACGGGGCCGCTTTTGGCCGCCGCGTTTGGCTTCACGACTCTCTCGCTCCACCGGAGCCTTCTGCTCCTTCACCTCCAGCGGCCGTTCACGCTGTACGAGATAGGCCAGCGCCGCGGCGACTTCACTCAAGCCGACGTCATGCTCCTCCTGGTAGCCATCCACAAGATCCTCGAAAAAATTCAATTCCTGGCTCTCGAGGGTCTCGGTGATGAGCTGTTTGAAACGGTCCACCCGCTTGTCCGTCACCGCCTCGCGGCTCGGCAGGTTCATCGGCGCAATGGGCTGGCGGGTGGCGCGCTCGATGGTCTTCAGCATGCGCCGTTCCCGGGGGGCGACGAACAGAATGGCCTCGCCCTTGCGGCCGGCACGTCCGGTCCGCCCGATCCGGTGCACATAGGCTTCGGTGTCGTAGGGAATGTCATAGTTGACCACATGGCTGACCCGTTCCACATCCAGGCCACGGGCCACCACATCCGTCCCTACCACGATATCCAGCGCACCGCGCTTCAGCTTTTCGACGGTCTGTTCGCGCTGCACCTGATTCATGTCACCGTTGAGAGCAGCAGCGGCAAAACCACGCGCCTCGAGCTTTTCGGCCAGATTAACCGTCTCGGTCTTGGTGCGCACGAAGATGAGCATGCCATCGAATGGCTCCACTTCGAGGATCCGGGTCAGAGCATCGAGTTTGTGAACCCCGCTCACCTGCCAGTAACGCTGGGTGATGGTCTCCACGGTGGTGGTCTTCGAGGCAATCTTCACCTCGACCGGGTCATGCAGATGACGGCGGGCCACCTGCTGAATCGGCTTCGGCATGGTTGCGGAAAAGAGCGCGATCTGCCGCTCTTGCGGTGCACGGGCCAGGATCCACTCGACATCGTCGATGAAGCCCATGCGCAGCATTTCGTCGGCCTCGTCCAGCACGAAGGTCCTGAGATCGTCCAGTACCAGGGTTCCGCGTCGCAAATGGTCCATGACCCGCCCCGGCGTGCCCACCACCAGATGCACTCCGCGGCTCAAACCGCGCAACTGCGTCCCCATGCCCTGGCCGCCGTAGACCGGCAGAATGTGGAACCCCGGAAGGTGCCGGGCGTAGGCCTGGATGGCTTCAGCCACCTGGATCGCCAGCTCACGGGTCGGCGTAAGCACCAGGGCCTGCGGACGACGCTGGGCAAGATCGATGCGGCTCAGAAGCGGCAGGGCAAAAGCTGCGGTCTTGCCGGTCCCGGTCTGGGCCTGGCCAAGCAAATCACGACCCTCCAGTAACGGCGGAATCGTCTCCGCCTGGATAGGAGACGGCGCTTCGTAACCAGCCTCCTCGACGGCCTGAAGGACGGGCGCAGCGAGGCCCAGCTCTGAAAATAGGGTAACCGGGTTATCGGACATCAACATTCTCTCGGGGGGGTGCTTCAGAAAGCGAATCAATTATCAGATAGGAATTGTACGCCATACCGCGCTGTGGCGCGCAATAAATTGCCCAACGGGTGCCCTCATGTGGCTAACGAACGGCGCAGCGCTTCCATGCATGCGACCAGCACGGGCGGCTGATAATAGGCATTGGCACCGCTCGGGCTCGGCAGAACCCACACGGCGGTCCGGCCGATGGAATGCGGCTGGGGGCCGACAGCGGCACGGGGGTCATCGAAAGCCGTTCGGTAGGCGCCAATGCCGAGCACCGCAACAGCCCGGGGCCGGTAGCGCAAGACCTTGCGACGCAGTTTTTCAGCCCCCTCCCTCAACTCCCGGGCCGTGAGATCGCTGGCGCCCCGAGTAGCGCGGGCAACGAGGTTTGTCACACCGATGGGGTGGTGCAGCAGCAGTTTCTCCTCCTCCCAGGGGGAGTAGAGCCGTTCGGTAAAACCGGCTCGATAAAGTGCGGGCCAAAAACGATTTCCGGGGCGAGCGAAATGATGCCCCACCGCCGCGCTGTAGAGTCCCGGATTGATCCCGCAGAAGAGTACCGAAAGCTCCGGCGCCAACAGGTCCGGGACCTCCCGATCTACGGCCGCCTCCAGGTCCCGCCTGGCAGGACGGAGCCGCCCCTCGTGTAGTGCCGACTGCCGCTTGTCCATACAGAGAAAAGGTAGGACGAATCGGGATTGCGTCACTGCCATTTTCGGCAGCCATTCTGGGGGGCGCCTGGCCACGGCTGCGCCATGAACAGGCGGTCCGGCTGACCCGTTCTCTACTGCTATGAAGAACCGAACCACCGGAAATGGGAAATGAGTAAGGCGTTGCCGCTCTGGTAGTCACCGAAAGCGTGGCCGGACCGATCCCGAAAGGTGGCTATTCTCTTTATCATAGCTAGGCTTAGAGGCAGGCAACACAAGGAGTACGGCCATGCACGGGCAGCATGCAACGGATCGCCAGTCCAGCTTACTGCTCCCGTTGGCGCCCATCGCCAAGGTGCGGCGCCGGTTTCCAGTGCTGGGCTCCACTTGGTGCCGCGGTGCTGATTACGGCTTCGGCGACGCCTGGCGGCAAGCGCCTGTCATTCGGGAGGAGCGCGACGGCGGGGACGAATATGGACCCGACTACCGATTCAGCACCCTGGCAGAAAACCTGTCCGATGCCGTCCTCGTCTATGACCGGCAACTGCGCTGCCGGTACGCCAACCCTGCGGTAGAGGCCTGCCTGGACCGCGCTCCCGATCGGTTCGTCGGCAAATACATCACCGAGCTGGGGCTTCCCCGCAAACTCGCGGTGCTCTGGAACGATGCGCTCAGCCTGCTGTTTGCCAGCGGTCAACGTCTGACCCAGGAATTCCGCCTGTCCGCCCGGGGAGGCGATCGCCATCTTGAAATTCGGGTTGTCCCCGACATGAACTCGAACGGCGGCGTGGAGAACGCCCTGGTGATTATCCGTGATATCACCGAACGCAGGGAGGCGCAAAGAGAGCGGCAGCGCACGATGCAGGTCCTGCAGCAAAGGGATGCGGAGCTGGAGGAGTTCGCCTACGTCGCCTCTCATGACCTGAAAGGGCCGTTAAGGACCGCCCATGCCCTCTCCTCCTGGATCGAAGAGGAGATTGGAGACAATCTCTCGGAAGAGGGGATTCATCATATGCAGCTGATGCGGGCCCGACTGCAGCGAATGGATGAGCTGATCAACGCAACACTCGAATTCTCCAGGGCCGGGCATGCCGCCAATAACACCCACGACATCTCGCCCTTCGAGTTGGCGAAACAGATAGCGAGTGAACATGGCCTGCCGGAAGGCTTTCGGATCTCCGCCGCTCCGTCCATGCCGCGGATACGAACCAACCAGACCCTGTTCAGCCAGGTGCTCACACATCTAATCGGCAACGCCATCGAGCACCACGACCGGGTCGATGGTCACGTCTGGATGTCCTGTCGGGACCTCCACGGATTCTGGGAATTTTCAATAGTGGATGATGGTCCGGGGATCCCGCCCGAATACCACCAGCATATCTTTCACATGTTTCAACGCGGCCCGGTTCCCAAGCATCACAACGGCTACGGCATAGGGCTGGCGATTGTGAAAAAGGTGGTGGAACGCGTCGGCGGGCACATCGAGGTGGATTCGGCCCCCGGCTGGGGCGCCACCTTCCGTTTCACCTGGCCAAAGGCACGCCAGGACGCAACCCCGCGTAGCCGGATTTAGCCCCGCCCAACTTGAACGACGGCCTGAAGGCCGACGTCGGGCTTTAGCCCGTCACAACCCAGCAGCCTGAAAGCCGACCTGCAGAATATACGATTGGGAGGCGAGCTAAAACTGCTGCTTTTCCAGCCAGGGGATCATTCGCGAGAAGGCCTCCTCTATCTTCTCCAGCGAGGTGGAGAAGCTGATCCGAAACGTGTTAGTGGTCGATTCCCCGAAGGTTTCGCCGGGAACCGTGCACACGCCCGTTTCCTCCAGCATACGCAGTGCCACCGAGGAACCGTCCGCATTGGCCGGAAGCGACGGCAGGATATAGAACGCCCCTTGCGGCCAGTACCCGGTGAGGTGAGGTGCATCACCCACCAGTTGCACGACCTTGTCCCTGCGACGGCGGTATTCGGCGATCATCTCGTCGAGAAAACCGCGACCGCCGGTCAGGGCCGCGACACCGGCCCACTGTCCCGGCGTGTTGGCGACGGTTGTGGTGAACATGTGATAGCGACGCAGCGTTTTGATGGCCGCCTCGCTGGCGATAATCCAGCCGATCCGCATCCCCGGCATACTGAAGGTCTTCGAGAAACTGCTGACCACCATGGTCTGGTCGATATCCGCCGCACAGCTGATGATGCTGGGGTACTCGATGTCATCCAGCACGAGGTGATCGTAGACCTCGTCAGAGATCACCTTGACCCCGCGGTAGGCCGCTTCCTGAACGATGGCCTCGACCGTTTCCCTGGGGTAGACCACCCCGGTGGGATTATTGGGGGAGTTGAGGACGATGGCATAGGTCGACATGCCGATGGCATCGATGACCTCCTGCGGGTCGAGCTGGTAGCCCCGATCGGCGCTGGTTTCGATCGACTTGACTTCACCCCCATTCATTCGCACCAGCGGGGCATAGAGGGGGAAGGTAGGCTCCGGTATCAGAAATTCCCGTCCCGGCGCAGCGGTTGCGCTAAGGGCCAGGTAGAGTGCTTCGGTCGCACCAGTGGTGACGAGGAAATTATCCTCTTTCAACTGGCGTCCGTAACGTTCGGAGTAGTAGGCAACCAATTCGGTGACCAGTTCGGGCAGCCCCGCATCCATGGTGTATCCGGTATGGCCGTCACGCAGCGCCTGGATATGGGCTTCCACGATATGGGGCGGTGTGGGGAAATCCGGCTGGCCGATGGAGAGGTGAATAACATCGTCCATGGTGGAGGCCAGATTGACCATCCGCCGGATTCCCGGTATCGGCAACACGCGCAGGGCCGGGTTGAATGCCGACTCCCCACCCGAGTCAATTTCCTGTGCCATTTCCCTCGACATCCCTGTCTCCCTAACCGGAGGCTTCAGCAACAGGTTAGCGTCAAGTCCAGGGGGCTGCTAGTGTCGTTTATATCAGGTATCGCAGAACGGATGGTTTTGATGGCCGGAACACTTCCCACCGTTGTCGTATTGACCGCACCCGACGAGGGCTGGCCACCCGGCCTGGAGTCGCTCGAGTCATCAGCACAGCTTCTCCTGGCGGATTCACCCGAAGCCCTGCAGTCGTCACTGCCAGAAGCGGATATCTTGATGGTTACCGACTTCCGCACCACCTGGCTGCGGGATGCATGGCACCGGGCTCAACGGCTCCGGTGGATCCACGCCACCAGCGCCGGCGTGGACGCGATCCTGTTTCCCGAGTTGAACGAAAGCGACATCCCGGTGACCAACGCACGCGGCATCTTCGATGCCGCTATCGCCGAATACGTGCTGGGATTGATGCTCGCCTTTGCGAAGGACCTTCCCGGCACCCTGGAACATCAACGAAAACACCGCTGGCGCCACCGTGACAGCGAACGCATCGCCGGCAAACGGGTGCTGGTGGTCGGTGCCGGCTCGATCGGGCGCCGCATCGGAAATTTGGCCCGCGCCAGCGGTATGCACGTTGAGGGGATCGCCAGCCGGAAAAGGGAAGGCGATGACGATTTCCAGGCCATTCATGGGGCTGACTCATTGTACGACCTCCTGCCGGACGCCGACTACGTCGTGATCGCCGCACCGCTAAACCGCAGTACCGAGGGTCTGTTCGGAAGCGAAGCCTTTTCGCGGATGCAGCCGGGCGCACGGCTGATCAATATCGGGCGGGGTCCCATCGTTCAGACCGGAGCACTGGTGGAGGCACTGCAGACGGGCCGAATTGCCGGGGCGGCACTCGACGTCTTCGAGGATGAACCCCTGCGGGAGGACCACCCGTTGTGGGGGATGCCCCAGGTGATCGTATCGCCCCACATGGCCGGTGATTTTATCGGCTGGCGCGAAGCGCTAAGCGAACAGTTCGTCGAAAACTTCCGCCGCTGGTGCAGGGGAGCCCCCCTGAACAACCTGGTCAAGAAAAGCCCATGACCGCGTGCAGCCGGTATGCAACACCGGCTGCGAAGAAGCGCTTGTCGAGTCGAAGAAAATTGCGTCAGAACAACTTCAGGGATTACAGACCGGCCGGCAAAACGACCGGTCTGTAATACTGCCGGCTATCAGCTATTCTGTTCCATCGTTTCGCCTTCAGCGGCTTCAGAAGCCGTGTCGTCACTCTGCGCCTCTTCATCCACTTCTTCCGCAGCAGGCTCATCGGCAGCATCGTCACTTTCCGCTTCGGCGTCTGCAGTCATCTGTTCGGCACCGGCCTCATCGGCAGCGGCATCAGCTTCGGTTTCATCCGCGAAACCCGCTGGTGCGTCTCCTTGCGTCGTCGGCATGGCCGATGGCTCGGCAGTCGGAGCCGCACTTTCCCGGTTTTGGGCAGCCGTATCGCCGCTCTGGTCACATGCGCTCAGGATAAAAGCCAAAGACATTGCGAGGAGGAGTGCTGATTTTCTCATATTCACCTTCTTTATTGTTGTTGAGGCTGACGTCTAACCAAAAGAGCATATAGCAGCCATTCGCAGACGTATAAGACACCCGTCACACTGCTCCGGACCGAAAAAAACCGACTCGATTCGATCCCGATTTTCGGCTTGGAAGGCGCCCGACCAGGCCTCTTCTGCTATACCCCTAATAACCACAAACAGCTTTGCGTCGAGAATCCGCTTCTGCCCGGAACGGCAGGAACCGAACAGGAGGACGGTATGGACACGGATGTAGCCGATATGACAGCCGCGGAGATGGCGGCGATGTTCCGGCACCGCCTGTTGTCGCCAGTGGAAGCCGCCGAGGCCGCGCTCGATCGCATCCGCCGCTACAACCCGGCCGTAAATGCCTTTTGTCTGGTCGATGAGGAGACGACGCTGAAGGCAGCTCGCGCAGCGGAGGAGCGCCACCTGCGCGGGGAATCGCTAGGCGAACTGGACGGTGTGCCGGTGGCCATCAAGGATGTTTTCCTCACCCGTGAGTGGCCAACCCTGAAGGGCTCCCGCACTATCACTCCCCACCAGCCTTGGAGAACCGATGCCCCCGCCGTGGCCGCGTTGCGCCGGCACGGCGCCGTTCCGGTCGGGAAGACCACGACCCCGGAATTCGGCTGGAAAGGTGTCACCG
This window contains:
- a CDS encoding TIGR04211 family SH3 domain-containing protein, with product MRYFVLTALLLLAAGSSFAETRYVSDELTITLRAGQGNAYKILQTLRSGEQLQILEEDGEFIRVRTNRDLEGWVRSRYLTDAPIARARLTAAEQKLARLEGEARSLREQASSLQAERNSLRDKLRATETEKASLEDEAAELKQIAAEPLQLREKNRVMKSRIDTLESDLARIERTNDQLRNNSQREWFMVGAGVLGAGIFLGLVLPLIRRKSRSSSWSDLR
- a CDS encoding PRC-barrel domain-containing protein; the encoded protein is MRYKFMTHILSASALTLVMGAPVYAAGEGEYQDPQAQTGAAQQDPAMQEQRAEVDFANSYKSSSLQDLDVNDMQGETIGQIDDVLIDSEGKVSHVVVSEEGGLLGGDGQSYVIPWDQVQFDEQQQTASIDVSQDQLSTEFSAFEELPATKLERDEAEQQPDEAQQPDDIQQQPEEGMGESPDSPMQ
- a CDS encoding DEAD/DEAH box helicase, producing MSDNPVTLFSELGLAAPVLQAVEEAGYEAPSPIQAETIPPLLEGRDLLGQAQTGTGKTAAFALPLLSRIDLAQRRPQALVLTPTRELAIQVAEAIQAYARHLPGFHILPVYGGQGMGTQLRGLSRGVHLVVGTPGRVMDHLRRGTLVLDDLRTFVLDEADEMLRMGFIDDVEWILARAPQERQIALFSATMPKPIQQVARRHLHDPVEVKIASKTTTVETITQRYWQVSGVHKLDALTRILEVEPFDGMLIFVRTKTETVNLAEKLEARGFAAAALNGDMNQVQREQTVEKLKRGALDIVVGTDVVARGLDVERVSHVVNYDIPYDTEAYVHRIGRTGRAGRKGEAILFVAPRERRMLKTIERATRQPIAPMNLPSREAVTDKRVDRFKQLITETLESQELNFFEDLVDGYQEEHDVGLSEVAAALAYLVQRERPLEVKEQKAPVERESREAKRGGQKRPRFDREPDAGMQSYRIEVGREHGVQPKHVVGAIANEAGIDSRNIGRIQLYDTYSTVDLPEGLPIELQNHLKKVWVCGRRLNLTPTSEKGRKPKPRQGKTRP
- the mug gene encoding G/U mismatch-specific DNA glycosylase gives rise to the protein MDKRQSALHEGRLRPARRDLEAAVDREVPDLLAPELSVLFCGINPGLYSAAVGHHFARPGNRFWPALYRAGFTERLYSPWEEEKLLLHHPIGVTNLVARATRGASDLTARELREGAEKLRRKVLRYRPRAVAVLGIGAYRTAFDDPRAAVGPQPHSIGRTAVWVLPSPSGANAYYQPPVLVACMEALRRSLAT
- a CDS encoding sensor histidine kinase is translated as MHGQHATDRQSSLLLPLAPIAKVRRRFPVLGSTWCRGADYGFGDAWRQAPVIREERDGGDEYGPDYRFSTLAENLSDAVLVYDRQLRCRYANPAVEACLDRAPDRFVGKYITELGLPRKLAVLWNDALSLLFASGQRLTQEFRLSARGGDRHLEIRVVPDMNSNGGVENALVIIRDITERREAQRERQRTMQVLQQRDAELEEFAYVASHDLKGPLRTAHALSSWIEEEIGDNLSEEGIHHMQLMRARLQRMDELINATLEFSRAGHAANNTHDISPFELAKQIASEHGLPEGFRISAAPSMPRIRTNQTLFSQVLTHLIGNAIEHHDRVDGHVWMSCRDLHGFWEFSIVDDGPGIPPEYHQHIFHMFQRGPVPKHHNGYGIGLAIVKKVVERVGGHIEVDSAPGWGATFRFTWPKARQDATPRSRI
- a CDS encoding pyridoxal phosphate-dependent aminotransferase translates to MAQEIDSGGESAFNPALRVLPIPGIRRMVNLASTMDDVIHLSIGQPDFPTPPHIVEAHIQALRDGHTGYTMDAGLPELVTELVAYYSERYGRQLKEDNFLVTTGATEALYLALSATAAPGREFLIPEPTFPLYAPLVRMNGGEVKSIETSADRGYQLDPQEVIDAIGMSTYAIVLNSPNNPTGVVYPRETVEAIVQEAAYRGVKVISDEVYDHLVLDDIEYPSIISCAADIDQTMVVSSFSKTFSMPGMRIGWIIASEAAIKTLRRYHMFTTTVANTPGQWAGVAALTGGRGFLDEMIAEYRRRRDKVVQLVGDAPHLTGYWPQGAFYILPSLPANADGSSVALRMLEETGVCTVPGETFGESTTNTFRISFSTSLEKIEEAFSRMIPWLEKQQF
- a CDS encoding D-2-hydroxyacid dehydrogenase, with product MVLMAGTLPTVVVLTAPDEGWPPGLESLESSAQLLLADSPEALQSSLPEADILMVTDFRTTWLRDAWHRAQRLRWIHATSAGVDAILFPELNESDIPVTNARGIFDAAIAEYVLGLMLAFAKDLPGTLEHQRKHRWRHRDSERIAGKRVLVVGAGSIGRRIGNLARASGMHVEGIASRKREGDDDFQAIHGADSLYDLLPDADYVVIAAPLNRSTEGLFGSEAFSRMQPGARLINIGRGPIVQTGALVEALQTGRIAGAALDVFEDEPLREDHPLWGMPQVIVSPHMAGDFIGWREALSEQFVENFRRWCRGAPLNNLVKKSP